A DNA window from Maribellus comscasis contains the following coding sequences:
- a CDS encoding Crp/Fnr family transcriptional regulator — MLNSELGVKDIVDNPKSIFYLLNQEEKDELQHHISLAHYKKNEFIFKEGDKPTGFLLLVDGKVKIFKEGVGGREQIVRMAKPLGVIGYRALFSDEIHNSSAVTLEESLVCTISPDFIFNRALKNSDFSFKIIRKLSKELGFSNSRTVTLTQKHIRGRLAESLLLLKDKYGFEHDGTTLRVYLSREDIANLSNMTTSNAIRTLSTFASEKVIAIDGRKIKILDANRLERVSKLG; from the coding sequence ATGTTAAATTCAGAGTTGGGAGTAAAAGATATAGTTGATAATCCAAAGTCGATCTTTTATCTTTTGAATCAGGAAGAAAAAGATGAATTACAGCATCATATTTCTCTCGCGCATTATAAAAAAAACGAATTCATTTTTAAAGAGGGCGATAAACCTACCGGATTTCTTTTATTGGTTGATGGTAAAGTAAAGATTTTCAAGGAAGGCGTTGGTGGAAGGGAGCAGATTGTTCGTATGGCCAAACCTCTTGGTGTTATTGGTTACAGGGCGCTTTTTAGCGACGAAATTCACAATTCGTCGGCAGTTACTTTGGAAGAGTCTCTTGTTTGTACAATAAGTCCCGATTTTATTTTTAATCGTGCTTTAAAAAACAGTGATTTTTCGTTTAAAATCATTCGTAAGTTGTCAAAAGAATTAGGTTTTTCAAATTCAAGAACAGTAACACTTACACAAAAACATATTCGGGGCAGACTGGCAGAATCATTGCTTCTGCTTAAAGATAAGTATGGTTTTGAGCACGATGGAACCACACTCCGAGTATACCTGTCACGGGAAGATATTGCCAATTTATCGAACATGACAACATCAAATGCAATTCGTACTTTGTCGACTTTTGCCAGCGAAAAGGTAATTGCTATTGATGGACGGAAAATCAAAATTTTGGATGCCAACCGCCTGGAAAGAGTAAGCAAGTTAGGATAG
- a CDS encoding bifunctional UDP-N-acetylmuramoyl-tripeptide:D-alanyl-D-alanine ligase/alanine racemase, whose translation MNQFTISEISKFTEGKLFSSPNASDEIITNIVTDSRTFFAGENAIFFALTGPRNNGHHYIPQLIDRGIKNFVVSEKKWINSKASFVFVKNTTEALQKLATFNRRKNLYPVIGITGSNGKTIVKEWLHDLLSEDFSIVRSPKSYNSQIGVPLSVLLMNKNYNLGIFEAGISEPGEMKKLTKIIKPEIGIFTNLGDAHQENFESYEQKIEEKLQLFKSSEKLIFSVDNQLCKKKITRFCEEHSVTPVSWSLLKNKNVFLSFSAEKKESYTKISAKIESKKYAFKIPFSDSSSIENACHCFAGIWALTQKTDLFLKRFEKLEPVAMRLEIKQGINNCLLINDYYNSDLNSFSIALSVLQQQAAKGHLQKTVILSDIQQTGIPKPDLYKQVNQLLLDWKIDKLIGIGPEITKYFEVFSVRKECYSKLIDFEKSFQKENLKDSVILIKGARKFTFEKISALLQQKTHQTVLEVNLNALVYNLNAFRKLLKPETKVMVMVKAFSYGTGDVEIAKMLQFQNVDYLAVAVADEGVQLRNAGIQTPIIVMNPEEHSFQNFIDYRLEPNIYSLELLQAFTKTVSQNALEEFPVHLKIDTGMNRLGFKTESEIQHAISTIKATRWLKVKSVFSHLAASDDPKMDDFTKTQISGFNEIAGNISKQFSYNIDRHILNSAGIERFTKYQFEMVRLGIGLYGVSQTGLGLEHIGTLKSTVSQVKTVQKTETVGYNRKGKVEKTSKIAVVPLGYADGLDRKLSNKNGSAFVSGKLAPIIGNICMDMLMLDVTGIDVNAGDEVEFFGSNISISEIAEKAGTIPYEVLTGISQRVKRIYLQE comes from the coding sequence ATGAATCAATTCACAATTTCAGAAATCTCAAAATTTACAGAAGGTAAATTATTTTCGTCTCCAAATGCTTCAGATGAGATTATCACAAATATTGTTACCGACAGCCGAACATTTTTCGCAGGAGAGAATGCTATTTTTTTTGCGCTTACAGGGCCGCGAAATAACGGACACCATTATATTCCCCAATTGATAGATCGGGGTATAAAAAATTTTGTTGTTTCTGAAAAAAAATGGATCAACTCAAAAGCCTCTTTTGTTTTTGTGAAGAATACTACAGAAGCATTACAAAAACTGGCCACTTTTAACCGACGGAAAAACCTGTATCCGGTTATCGGAATTACGGGAAGCAATGGAAAAACAATTGTAAAAGAATGGTTGCACGATCTTTTATCTGAAGACTTCTCAATAGTAAGAAGCCCCAAAAGCTACAATTCTCAAATTGGTGTTCCGCTTTCTGTATTATTGATGAATAAAAATTACAACCTGGGGATTTTTGAAGCTGGTATTTCAGAACCTGGTGAAATGAAAAAGCTGACAAAAATTATAAAACCGGAAATCGGGATTTTTACAAATCTTGGAGATGCCCACCAGGAAAATTTTGAATCGTACGAGCAAAAAATAGAAGAAAAACTCCAGCTTTTTAAGTCCTCTGAAAAATTGATTTTTTCGGTGGACAACCAATTGTGTAAAAAAAAGATTACTCGTTTCTGCGAAGAGCATTCCGTAACACCGGTTAGCTGGTCGTTGCTAAAAAATAAAAATGTGTTCCTTTCTTTTTCGGCAGAAAAGAAGGAAAGTTACACTAAAATTTCAGCTAAAATTGAGTCAAAAAAATATGCATTTAAAATTCCTTTTTCCGACTCCTCATCCATTGAAAATGCCTGTCATTGTTTTGCAGGTATATGGGCGCTGACCCAAAAAACGGATCTGTTTTTAAAAAGATTTGAAAAACTCGAACCTGTTGCCATGCGTTTGGAAATTAAACAGGGAATCAATAACTGCCTACTTATCAACGATTACTATAACTCTGACCTTAATTCGTTTTCCATTGCATTGTCCGTGCTTCAGCAGCAAGCAGCAAAAGGTCATTTACAAAAAACAGTTATACTTTCCGATATTCAACAAACCGGTATTCCAAAACCAGATTTATATAAACAGGTAAACCAACTTTTATTGGACTGGAAAATTGACAAACTCATAGGAATTGGTCCTGAAATAACTAAATATTTTGAAGTATTTTCGGTTAGGAAAGAGTGCTATTCCAAATTAATTGACTTTGAAAAATCATTTCAGAAAGAAAATCTGAAAGACTCAGTAATCTTAATTAAAGGTGCCCGAAAATTTACTTTCGAAAAAATATCTGCTCTTCTTCAGCAGAAAACACATCAAACGGTTCTGGAAGTTAATTTGAATGCACTAGTTTATAATCTCAACGCGTTTCGAAAACTTTTAAAACCCGAAACAAAAGTTATGGTGATGGTAAAAGCCTTTTCATATGGCACAGGCGATGTGGAAATTGCAAAAATGCTTCAGTTTCAGAATGTAGATTACCTTGCAGTTGCTGTTGCCGATGAAGGTGTACAATTGCGAAACGCCGGAATTCAAACACCGATTATTGTAATGAATCCGGAAGAACACAGTTTTCAAAATTTTATCGATTACCGGTTGGAGCCGAACATTTACAGCCTGGAATTGCTGCAAGCATTTACTAAAACCGTCTCTCAAAATGCCTTGGAGGAGTTTCCGGTTCATCTAAAAATCGATACCGGGATGAATCGTTTAGGTTTCAAAACAGAATCTGAAATTCAACATGCTATCTCAACAATAAAGGCAACCAGGTGGCTAAAAGTCAAGTCTGTTTTTTCGCATCTTGCGGCAAGTGACGATCCTAAAATGGATGACTTTACAAAAACGCAAATTTCCGGATTCAATGAAATCGCCGGAAATATCTCAAAACAGTTTTCATATAATATAGACCGGCACATATTAAATTCTGCGGGAATTGAGCGTTTCACAAAATACCAGTTTGAAATGGTGAGACTTGGCATTGGTCTTTACGGCGTTTCTCAAACCGGACTGGGACTGGAGCATATTGGCACATTAAAGAGTACTGTTTCTCAGGTAAAAACAGTTCAAAAAACGGAGACGGTAGGCTATAACCGAAAGGGGAAAGTTGAGAAAACGAGCAAAATAGCAGTGGTCCCGCTGGGCTATGCCGATGGTCTGGACAGAAAACTCAGTAATAAAAATGGTTCTGCTTTTGTCAGCGGCAAATTGGCACCAATAATTGGTAATATTTGTATGGATATGTTGATGCTTGATGTAACAGGTATTGATGTAAATGCGGGTGACGAGGTAGAATTTTTTGGTTCAAACATCTCTATTTCAGAAATAGCTGAAAAAGCGGGTACAATTCCGTACGAAGTTTTAACAGGGATTTCGCAACGTGTAAAACGAATCTATTTGCAGGAATAA
- a CDS encoding thymidine kinase, whose product MFIERDVNAHKKVGVIEVVAGSMFSGKTEELIRRLKRAKIAKQRVEIYKPIIDVRYSETEVVSHDENSIRSTPVENSANILLYSNDVDVIGIDEAQFFDKGLIEVAAKLANMGIRVIVAGLDMDFKGVPFGPIPGLMAIADHVTKVHAICVRCGNIAQFSHRLSEKEQVVLLGEKDIYEPLCRSCYREANSKK is encoded by the coding sequence ATGTTTATAGAAAGGGATGTAAACGCCCATAAAAAAGTGGGGGTGATTGAAGTTGTTGCAGGCTCAATGTTTTCAGGAAAAACTGAGGAACTGATACGCAGGTTAAAACGGGCAAAAATTGCAAAACAGCGTGTGGAAATTTATAAACCGATAATTGATGTGCGTTATTCGGAAACAGAAGTGGTTTCACACGATGAAAATTCTATCCGTTCAACTCCCGTAGAAAACTCTGCAAATATATTGCTTTACTCAAACGATGTTGACGTTATTGGAATAGACGAAGCTCAGTTCTTCGACAAAGGGCTTATTGAAGTTGCTGCAAAACTGGCAAATATGGGAATACGTGTAATTGTAGCCGGACTGGATATGGACTTTAAAGGCGTTCCGTTTGGTCCAATTCCCGGGTTAATGGCCATTGCAGATCATGTTACAAAAGTACATGCCATTTGTGTAAGGTGTGGAAATATCGCTCAGTTTTCTCATCGGCTTTCTGAAAAAGAACAGGTTGTACTTTTGGGCGAGAAAGACATTTACGAACCCCTCTGTCGCAGTTGCTACCGAGAGGCAAATTCAAAAAAATGA
- the rsmI gene encoding 16S rRNA (cytidine(1402)-2'-O)-methyltransferase has translation MNSFGRLVLVPTPIGNLEDITLRAINVLKDADLILAEDTRVSSKLMKHLEIDKRLIPHHKFNEHKTLQNIISKLKEGLHVAMISDAGTPGISDPGFLLVRTCIENTIDVECLPGATALIPALAVSGLPTDKFVFEGFLPQKKGRQKRLIQLSEENRTMVFYESPFRLVKAISQFSAFFGAERQACVCRELSKMFEEIKRGTLAELEKYYSENTPKGEIVIVVEGFSKKEK, from the coding sequence ATGAATAGTTTTGGAAGATTGGTTCTTGTTCCCACACCCATTGGAAACCTTGAGGATATTACGTTGCGGGCAATTAATGTTTTAAAAGATGCTGATTTAATTTTGGCTGAAGATACACGTGTTTCATCAAAATTAATGAAACATCTGGAAATTGATAAAAGGCTAATTCCACATCACAAATTCAACGAACACAAAACACTTCAGAATATTATTTCCAAATTGAAGGAAGGTTTACATGTTGCAATGATTTCAGATGCCGGAACTCCCGGAATTTCAGATCCCGGGTTTTTATTGGTTCGAACCTGCATCGAAAACACCATTGATGTAGAGTGTCTTCCCGGAGCCACTGCTTTAATTCCTGCACTTGCTGTTTCAGGTTTGCCAACCGATAAATTTGTTTTTGAAGGTTTTCTTCCTCAAAAAAAAGGGCGGCAGAAAAGATTAATTCAACTCTCGGAGGAAAACCGGACAATGGTGTTTTATGAATCTCCTTTTCGGCTGGTAAAGGCGATTTCTCAGTTTTCCGCGTTTTTTGGTGCAGAAAGACAGGCATGTGTTTGCCGGGAACTCAGTAAAATGTTCGAAGAAATAAAACGCGGAACTTTAGCTGAACTTGAAAAATATTATTCGGAAAATACACCTAAAGGAGAAATTGTGATTGTTGTGGAAGGCTTTTCAAAAAAGGAAAAGTAA
- a CDS encoding YjjG family noncanonical pyrimidine nucleotidase — protein sequence MIKKYRHIFFDLDNTLWDFEKNSKNAMQITFTHFFDDAELPFVHFFETYSRINDYLWDEYKKRNIQKKELIFLRFKQTFSTHKLSGVEPEEMNAFYLEEMAKQKDLKVGAQEILQYLKKRNYILHIITNGFKEVQYKKLETSGLKLFFKNIFISEDVKVPKPGFEIFEYAIKSSNARKSECLMVGDDWHVDIVGANQFGIDSIYIPLNKHAEYGRSNGEVKNKNKIYIVDEIIDLKGFL from the coding sequence ATGATAAAAAAGTACAGGCATATCTTTTTTGACCTCGATAATACATTATGGGATTTTGAAAAGAATTCAAAAAATGCCATGCAAATAACATTTACCCATTTTTTTGATGATGCAGAACTGCCATTTGTCCACTTTTTTGAGACTTATTCCCGCATTAACGATTATTTGTGGGATGAGTATAAAAAAAGGAATATTCAAAAAAAAGAATTAATCTTTTTGAGGTTCAAACAGACTTTTAGCACTCACAAGCTTTCGGGGGTGGAGCCGGAAGAAATGAACGCGTTTTATCTGGAGGAAATGGCAAAGCAAAAAGACTTGAAAGTTGGTGCGCAGGAAATACTTCAATATCTAAAAAAAAGAAATTACATATTGCATATTATTACAAATGGTTTTAAGGAGGTCCAATATAAAAAGTTGGAAACCTCGGGGTTAAAGCTTTTTTTTAAAAATATTTTTATTTCAGAGGATGTGAAGGTACCAAAACCGGGATTTGAAATTTTTGAATATGCTATCAAATCGTCAAATGCCAGGAAATCGGAATGTCTGATGGTAGGAGATGATTGGCATGTGGATATTGTTGGAGCAAATCAGTTCGGGATTGATTCGATTTACATTCCATTAAATAAACATGCGGAATATGGTCGTTCCAACGGAGAGGTAAAGAATAAGAATAAAATATATATTGTTGACGAAATTATAGATTTAAAAGGGTTTTTGTAA
- a CDS encoding SusC/RagA family TonB-linked outer membrane protein, whose amino-acid sequence MKKIALFLSILLFMGISMANAQTKVLTGTVTSSEDGTPIPGVSVAVKGTTLGTITNIDGEYSLQVPEDAQTLVASFVGMKKQEIPIGSSTTIDIVMEPDVFGIDEVVVTAMGISQERKGLGYNVQEVNSEKIATKPNADIVNSLSGQTSGVQITSSAGDAGASTYITIRGAASITGNNQPLFVVNGMPIISSGGSGGVGGVTTSSRSIDINPDDIESITVLKGGAATALYGLRAANGALIITTKSGKSVQQKKIEFHTSVSFDEISQVPERQTMWAQGNNGNWIGGNAASFGPKISELEYDGDTDYKWDPNGRLVPKGTGNGVPAQAYDQYKFFQTGISTNNRLNISNGNDMGSYYFSISHLDQEGIIPNNVYKRLTMRLNATTKLHEKVTIGTDFAYTNSVSTQIQKGSNVSGIMLGLVRTATTFDNSAGYEFADGTQRNYRNGGGYDNPYWVANNIAYDENVNRFTGSGNLNVRFTDYLSLSYTAGVDWFNRRYQDKFANNSRGYPSGYVEEYMNYNGIFNSDLLLNFQTDISESLNIKATLGHNMYETFFKRITGSAEGLEIERFYQLSNSANAVVSTATSNYRTAAIFGDIHLAWNDMLYLGVTGRNDWSTTMPEANLSAFYPSVSLGFVFTELSAFEGSFLTFGKLRASAARTANIAGAYNTTNYFYSAGTGDGWTNGAGFPYQGQTGFQVGSGLGNPDLKHETMDSWEVGLEARMFNGRVGFDVSYFENLNKDLLMSVPIARSTGFSSVYKNAASMESKGIEVSFDAAIVQSNSFQWDILANFTKMTNTVTELAEGVDNIFLGGFTVPQVRAVVGEEYGSIFGNDWYRDADGNILVNDDPTDNLRDGYPFPDTRSMVPIGNTNPDWTANITNTFTYKDLSLSFLVDIKKGGMMYNGTAFAMNYFGTHKRTENREVYYTPEGTIDFDLTPSENIVVFDGVYGHVDADGNPVSSGKTNVTPVVLDEDWFEGNGSNFGGGPSVAAMEPAGWVRLRDITLSYNLPVKNTFLSDAMIYVSGKNLLLFTPYTGVDPETNLLGSSNARGMDYFNNPGTKTYMVGLKVTF is encoded by the coding sequence ATGAAAAAAATTGCGCTTTTTTTATCGATTCTTCTTTTCATGGGAATTTCGATGGCCAATGCTCAGACAAAGGTTTTAACCGGTACGGTTACTTCCTCTGAGGATGGTACACCGATTCCCGGAGTCTCGGTAGCAGTTAAAGGAACAACACTAGGAACTATCACTAACATTGATGGTGAATATTCTTTGCAGGTTCCGGAAGATGCTCAGACTTTGGTTGCGAGCTTTGTTGGTATGAAAAAGCAGGAAATTCCTATTGGCTCCTCAACAACAATTGATATTGTTATGGAGCCTGATGTTTTTGGTATCGACGAAGTTGTCGTTACTGCAATGGGGATTTCTCAGGAAAGAAAAGGTTTAGGTTATAATGTTCAGGAAGTTAATTCTGAAAAAATAGCCACAAAACCAAATGCTGACATTGTAAACTCTCTTTCCGGACAAACATCAGGGGTTCAGATTACAAGTTCAGCAGGTGATGCCGGTGCTTCTACATATATCACTATCAGGGGGGCGGCTTCAATCACAGGAAACAACCAGCCGTTGTTTGTTGTTAACGGAATGCCAATTATCTCCAGCGGTGGTTCCGGTGGAGTTGGGGGTGTAACTACTTCCAGTCGGTCTATCGATATCAATCCTGATGATATTGAGTCGATTACCGTATTGAAAGGTGGTGCTGCAACTGCACTTTATGGTTTAAGAGCTGCGAACGGTGCTTTAATTATTACTACGAAAAGTGGGAAAAGTGTTCAGCAGAAAAAAATTGAATTCCATACTTCTGTAAGTTTCGATGAAATTTCTCAGGTTCCTGAACGCCAAACAATGTGGGCACAAGGAAATAACGGGAACTGGATTGGCGGAAATGCAGCCTCATTTGGTCCGAAGATTTCTGAATTGGAGTACGACGGAGATACCGATTATAAATGGGATCCAAATGGAAGATTGGTGCCCAAAGGAACCGGAAACGGAGTACCTGCCCAGGCATACGATCAGTACAAGTTTTTTCAGACAGGTATTTCTACCAATAATCGTTTGAATATTAGCAATGGTAACGATATGGGAAGTTATTACTTTTCTATTTCTCACCTGGATCAGGAAGGGATTATTCCAAATAACGTTTACAAGAGGTTAACCATGCGTTTAAATGCAACTACAAAATTGCATGAAAAAGTCACTATTGGAACTGATTTCGCGTATACGAATTCTGTTTCAACGCAAATCCAAAAGGGGTCTAACGTATCAGGTATTATGCTGGGGTTGGTAAGAACAGCAACCACGTTTGATAACAGCGCCGGCTACGAATTTGCTGACGGAACACAACGAAACTACAGAAACGGTGGTGGTTACGATAACCCATACTGGGTTGCCAACAACATTGCATATGACGAAAATGTGAATCGTTTTACCGGAAGCGGAAATCTGAATGTTCGATTTACTGATTATCTCAGTTTATCGTATACGGCAGGTGTTGACTGGTTTAACAGAAGATACCAGGATAAATTTGCAAATAACTCAAGAGGATATCCGAGCGGGTATGTAGAAGAGTATATGAATTACAATGGAATTTTTAACTCAGATTTGTTGCTAAATTTCCAGACAGATATCAGTGAGTCGCTCAATATTAAAGCTACTCTTGGCCACAACATGTATGAAACTTTCTTCAAAAGAATAACAGGTTCAGCTGAAGGTTTGGAAATTGAAAGATTTTATCAGTTATCAAATTCTGCGAATGCTGTTGTAAGCACAGCAACAAGTAACTACAGAACGGCTGCAATTTTTGGCGATATTCACCTTGCCTGGAATGACATGTTATATTTAGGTGTAACCGGACGTAACGACTGGTCTACAACGATGCCCGAAGCAAATTTGTCGGCATTTTATCCATCAGTTAGCTTAGGTTTTGTATTTACTGAATTGAGTGCTTTTGAAGGCAGTTTCTTAACCTTTGGTAAATTGCGTGCGTCAGCAGCCCGTACTGCTAATATTGCAGGAGCTTATAACACAACCAATTATTTTTACAGTGCAGGAACAGGAGACGGTTGGACAAACGGAGCAGGTTTCCCCTATCAGGGGCAAACTGGTTTTCAGGTTGGTTCTGGTTTAGGTAACCCTGATTTGAAACACGAAACGATGGATTCATGGGAAGTGGGTTTGGAAGCACGTATGTTTAACGGACGAGTTGGATTTGATGTTTCTTATTTCGAGAATTTAAATAAAGATTTGTTAATGTCGGTTCCTATTGCACGTTCAACAGGTTTCTCCTCGGTGTATAAAAATGCCGCATCAATGGAATCAAAAGGTATTGAGGTGAGCTTCGATGCAGCTATTGTTCAGTCAAACAGTTTTCAATGGGACATTTTGGCCAACTTTACCAAAATGACAAATACGGTTACTGAGCTTGCTGAAGGTGTTGATAATATCTTTCTGGGAGGTTTTACAGTTCCACAAGTTCGTGCAGTTGTTGGAGAAGAATATGGAAGTATTTTTGGAAACGACTGGTATCGGGATGCTGATGGAAATATCCTGGTGAATGATGACCCTACGGATAACCTTCGTGACGGTTACCCATTCCCCGATACCCGTTCAATGGTTCCGATTGGAAATACAAACCCGGACTGGACCGCAAACATTACCAATACATTTACATACAAAGATCTTTCCTTAAGCTTCCTTGTTGATATTAAAAAGGGTGGTATGATGTACAACGGTACCGCTTTTGCAATGAATTATTTTGGTACGCACAAACGTACTGAGAACCGGGAAGTATATTATACTCCGGAAGGAACAATCGACTTCGATTTAACGCCTTCTGAAAACATTGTTGTTTTTGATGGTGTTTACGGACATGTTGACGCTGACGGAAATCCGGTGAGTTCGGGAAAAACCAACGTAACGCCGGTTGTTTTGGATGAAGACTGGTTTGAAGGAAACGGTAGTAACTTTGGTGGTGGACCTTCTGTAGCAGCTATGGAACCTGCAGGATGGGTAAGACTTAGAGATATAACATTAAGTTATAATTTACCGGTAAAAAATACATTCCTAAGCGATGCGATGATTTACGTTAGCGGTAAAAACTTGTTGTTATTTACTCCGTATACAGGTGTTGATCCGGAAACAAACTTACTGGGGTCTTCGAATGCCCGTGGTATGGATTACTTTAACAACCCGGGTACTAAAACTTACATGGTTGGTTTAAAAGTAACCTTTTAA
- a CDS encoding SusD/RagB family nutrient-binding outer membrane lipoprotein, which translates to MKKYNNILKTVGLALILMLSISSCEKWIDTDLNIDPDAPAEVPMKLMLPAIEQSYGYIMAGFDMVGTTNLWMQQIDGVVRQGHTIARYQLLPADVNNTWNSIYTEIFMNGKIMVDVAENTEGSYSPHNAGVAKVIIGATLGTSTDFWGDMPFSEGFRGDQNVLTPAFDTQEEIYDTLNVILDEAIADLGASENAVDVEGDVIYDGDVDLWKKAAYSIKARHALQLSAINGTAAYSAALAAAANGFSSNDDNLEVPWESANHNPMYQFMEQRGDVRMASTFVDMLLAQEDPRLPYYAEEDGDGNYRGSIIGSQDESASLLGTYIAGAEVPTVMMSFAELKFIEAEAYFQLGQTSDAAAAFEAGVKASVERVTGSWDQDWYDTQLGGETLTLELIMKEKYIATFGTNQAYADYRRTGLPAVEIHPDAVLSAIPTRFPYSQNEMDYNGDNVPSVTISDKLWWDN; encoded by the coding sequence ATGAAAAAATACAATAATATTTTAAAGACAGTAGGATTGGCGTTGATACTTATGTTGTCAATCTCGTCTTGTGAAAAATGGATAGACACCGATCTGAATATTGATCCGGATGCGCCTGCTGAGGTTCCAATGAAATTGATGTTGCCTGCAATTGAACAATCGTACGGTTACATAATGGCAGGATTTGATATGGTTGGAACGACAAACCTTTGGATGCAACAAATTGATGGTGTCGTTCGTCAGGGACATACGATTGCCAGATACCAGCTATTACCGGCTGATGTTAACAATACATGGAATTCGATTTATACTGAGATTTTCATGAACGGCAAGATTATGGTTGACGTAGCGGAAAATACAGAAGGAAGCTACTCGCCACATAATGCCGGGGTTGCAAAAGTAATTATTGGAGCAACGTTAGGAACCTCAACTGATTTTTGGGGTGATATGCCTTTTAGTGAAGGCTTTAGAGGTGACCAAAATGTATTGACACCTGCATTTGATACGCAAGAAGAAATATACGATACATTAAACGTTATTTTAGATGAAGCAATTGCCGATTTGGGTGCTTCCGAAAATGCTGTGGATGTTGAAGGTGACGTTATATACGACGGGGATGTGGACCTTTGGAAAAAGGCCGCTTATTCAATTAAAGCCCGTCATGCTTTACAGCTTTCAGCCATAAACGGAACTGCTGCTTACAGTGCGGCTCTGGCTGCTGCTGCTAATGGCTTTTCTTCAAACGATGACAATCTGGAAGTGCCATGGGAATCGGCTAACCATAATCCAATGTACCAGTTTATGGAACAACGTGGTGATGTTCGAATGGCTTCAACTTTTGTTGATATGTTGTTGGCTCAGGAAGACCCACGTTTGCCTTATTACGCAGAAGAAGACGGGGATGGAAACTACAGAGGAAGTATCATCGGCTCTCAGGATGAATCTGCTTCATTGCTCGGCACTTACATTGCAGGAGCTGAAGTTCCGACGGTTATGATGTCTTTTGCTGAATTGAAATTTATTGAAGCGGAAGCATATTTTCAACTGGGACAGACTTCAGACGCAGCTGCTGCTTTTGAAGCAGGTGTAAAAGCTTCTGTTGAAAGAGTAACAGGAAGTTGGGATCAGGATTGGTATGATACGCAATTAGGTGGAGAGACTTTGACTCTGGAGCTTATTATGAAAGAAAAATATATTGCGACATTTGGTACCAATCAGGCTTATGCCGATTACAGAAGAACAGGATTGCCGGCTGTGGAAATACATCCGGATGCTGTATTGTCAGCTATACCGACTCGTTTCCCGTATTCTCAAAACGAGATGGACTATAATGGGGACAATGTTCCTTCTGTAACCATCAGTGATAAACTGTGGTGGGATAACTAA
- a CDS encoding DUF1735 domain-containing protein translates to MKNIFKVLLTIIISGAFFISCEEEETNFDALTTEPDAGAPFYVQFIDAAQTLESGVTDEGELIDIETTVAVSLMGMPQSQDIDVNFTVDPSTTIDASMYNMSASSITISAGSTSGSVTFSTITENMPAGEELKLVLNLDAGEYNSPSENGTKLTYDLTRLAFCPLENGAADLVGTWSGSDGQGDYVSGASVTASLNGTDLEFSAGLGFGFIADFWAETVTSGGNFTMTINGNGTIEIPRQYLFTTDYEGSPYDYEIAGTGKWENCDGKPRIILEYDIYYPGDESGLAQTYNSYLGGIPYLTADLTMQ, encoded by the coding sequence ATGAAAAATATTTTTAAAGTTTTATTGACCATAATAATATCAGGGGCATTTTTTATTTCCTGTGAGGAAGAAGAAACCAATTTTGATGCCCTGACTACCGAACCGGATGCTGGTGCGCCTTTTTATGTGCAGTTCATCGATGCCGCTCAAACACTCGAATCAGGTGTGACAGATGAAGGAGAACTGATCGATATTGAAACAACGGTAGCTGTTTCATTGATGGGGATGCCTCAGTCTCAGGATATTGATGTTAATTTCACAGTAGATCCGTCTACTACAATAGATGCGAGTATGTACAATATGTCGGCCAGCAGCATTACTATTTCAGCAGGCTCGACTTCAGGATCTGTTACCTTTTCAACCATTACTGAAAATATGCCTGCCGGTGAGGAGTTGAAATTGGTTCTTAACCTCGATGCCGGCGAATATAATTCTCCAAGCGAAAATGGTACAAAATTGACCTATGATCTGACACGATTGGCATTCTGCCCGCTAGAAAATGGTGCAGCTGATTTAGTAGGGACATGGTCAGGAAGTGACGGACAGGGAGATTATGTTTCAGGTGCAAGTGTTACAGCTTCTTTAAACGGCACAGATCTTGAATTTTCGGCCGGCCTTGGATTTGGTTTTATTGCTGACTTCTGGGCAGAGACTGTTACTTCCGGGGGGAATTTTACTATGACAATTAATGGAAACGGTACAATTGAAATTCCCCGTCAGTATCTTTTCACTACTGATTATGAAGGTTCTCCCTATGATTACGAAATCGCAGGTACCGGTAAATGGGAAAATTGTGACGGAAAGCCAAGAATCATACTTGAATATGATATTTATTATCCAGGTGATGAAAGTGGTTTGGCCCAAACATACAATTCGTATTTAGGAGGTATTCCATATTTAACTGCTGATCTTACAATGCAGTAA